CGGATGCGTCGGTCTTCCGATGGCAGGTAATAGGTCTTCAGCTGAATGTTGGGTGACCAGCGCCGCCGGGAGCGGCGATGGGAATGCGACACGGTGTGACCGAATCCCGGAGTCCGGCCGGTCACCTGGCAGTGGGCGGACATTACGCACCTCCATGACAAAGCTTATTGAAAATCATTTTCGACAAGGCCTGAGGAAGACGGTACCGTACAAGGGTCGAGATGAAAATGATTTTCAGTAAGGAGCGCTGATGCGGACGCCTGTGATCCTGGTCGCCGGCCAACACGACACGGATGCCGTCGTGGGCGCGCTGCTGGGCGCACCGGGAACCTTGGTCGTCGAGCATCGTTTCGACGGTCACGTGGTGCGCCGCACCACGGCGATGCTGCAACACGGCGTCTTGACCACCGCCGAGGCCGGGCTCGAACTGGCACACGGCTGCGTGTCCTGCACCATCCGCAACGACCTGCTCCTGCTGTTGCGCCAACTTCATCGCCGGCCCGATGTCGACCGGATCGTGGTGCACCTGGCGCCGTGGCTCGAACCCGAACCGCTCTGCGTGGCAATCGACCACGTCCGGTTGCGCGTGGCGCCGGAGTACGTCGACGGGCCGGCGGCCCTGGACGTCGCGGTCGCCGCGGTGGTCACCTGTGTCGATTCGTCGGTGTGGTTGACCCAGGCGCTCGGAGACGCCGAGCTCGACGACGGGCGCACCGTGGCGCAGGTGGTGGTCGGACAAGCCGAATTCGCCGACGTGATCGTGCTCAACCAGGCCGAGCCCGTCACGGCCGCCGCATTGCGCCGCCTCTCGCCGCGCGCGCGGATTCAGGTGGGCGCCAACGGCATCGGGGCTGCGGTGAACAATCTGTACCGCGACGCGCGGCGAGGCCGTAGCGACGATCCGTTCGGTCCGCTGCTGGCCGGGCAGCCACCGCTCAACGCCCGCGGAGCGATCAAGCTGGTCGAATTCAACGCCCGGCGCCCCTTTCATCCGCAGCGTCTGCACGAGTGCCTCGATGTGCTGCTCGACGGCGTACTGCGTACCCGTGGCCGGCTATGGCTGGCCGGCCGGCCCGACCACGCGATGTGGCTGGAGTCGGCCGGTGCTGGCCTGCGGGTCAGTTCGGCCGGCAGGTGGCTCGCCGCCCTCTCGCCGCCCGAGCTGGCCGGCGTCGACCCGGAGCGACGCGCGTTTGCCGAGCTGGAATGGGACGCCATCCACGGCGACCGGCACACGTCGATGACCATCCTGGTGTGCGGCGCCGACGTTACCGAGATCGTCGACGCCCTGCGCGGCGCACTTCTCACCGACGACGAGTTGGACGGCCCGGCCCGGACTCCCTACGACGATCCATTCGGCGACTGGCACGACGACCCCCGTGCCGAGCCGGCGCAGCCTGCCCAGGAAAATGCCGCCCCTGCTAACCACAGACCCGAAGGAGATCGCTGATGAAGCCCGGCATCCACCCCGACTACCACCCGATCGTCTTCCAGGACGCCACGACCGGAGCGACGTTCCTGACCCGTTCCACCCTCACCAGCTCGCGCACCATCGACTGGGAGACGGCGGCCGGAGTGCGCACCTACCCCCTCGTCGTCGTCGAAGTCACGTCGGATTCACACCCCTTCTGGACCGGTAGCCGCCGGATCGTCGACAGCGCGGGCCAGGTGGAGAAGTTCCGCCGCCGCTACGGCGGTCGCTGACAGACCGGGCGGGGCTCGGAAAAGCGAGTTGGCGGCTACTCGCCACGGAGCGGTCCTGTTCGCATACGCCCTCCCATGGGGCGGTCGCCCCGGCCGGGGTGGCGGTGACGTCGCCGGTGACCGCCCGAGAAGCGCGACGCCCCTCCGCCGCCGATCCCGCTGGCCCGACCCACAGCGGTGATCTCGGGGCGGGCCCTGAAGGTCACTGATGATCATCTTTCGCAGCGGCAATGTCCGCCTCGGCCGGCCGGGGAGTTACGAGGGGCGGGTTCGGCACAGCGGGCAGACGCCGTAGATGTCGACGTAGTGGGTGACGTCGGTGTAGTGGTGCTGGCGGCTGAGCCGGAGGGCGTGTTCTTCGATGTCGGCGGGCACGAAGGCCTCGGCCCTGCCGCACTCCCGGCACAACAGGTAGTGGCGATGGCCGACCTCGGTCCGGATCCGGTAGAGGATCTCGCCGCCTTCCGCGCGCTGAGTCTCCGCAACCCGTTCGGCGGCCAGCGTGCGCAGGATGCGATAGACGCTGGTCAGACCGATCCTCAACTGCTCGTGTTGGCGAATCTCCTGGTAGAGCTGCTGGGCGCTGCGGAAATTCTCCTGCGATTTGAGTACGTCCAAGACGGTCCGCTGCTTGGCCGTGGAACGGCGGCGCCGAGGTCGAGCGGGCGATGACACCGTTAACACTCCTTCCCGGGGCGCCTTGATGGTTGTCACCTCCGCGACGGCGCGGAGGGCGGGCCGGCCGCCGGCGCGCGCGGGGGTGAAGCGATCTGCGGTTCGTCCACTCCGTTCACCGCGGTCCTGCGCCGGTGGCGGTCGCCGCCCCAGACGACCGACCAAACGGCGCAGGCGATCACCACGATGGGGAAGCTCGGCGGCAGGTTGAACATGGCCGATGCACCGAGGCCGAGCAGCACGGCGCCCAAGCTGATCGCGGTGGAGACGATCATGGCCATGGGTGGACGGGCCGTGAGCATGATCGCGGTGGCGGCCGGGGTGACAATCAAAGCGAACAAGAGCAGCGTCCCGACGGCTTGGACGGCCATGGTGACGGCGAGTCCCAGCAACGTCATGAAAATCATCGAAAGCGCTCGCACCGGTACACCTTTTGCCTCGGCGACCACCGCGTTGACCGATGCGAACAACAGCGGCCGGTAGACGACACCGACAATCACCGCCAGGACCACCAGCAGGATCGCGAAGGTCACCAGCTGGTCGTAGGAAATCGCCAGCAGGTCGCCGAACAGCACGTTGGTCATCGTGCCGGAGCTCTGAGTGGCCTGTGAGTTGAAGAACAGCCCGAGGCCGATCGCCAGGGCCAACACCGTGCCGGTGACCACTTCGCGGTCTCCCGCGCGCTTGCCCAGCGCGCCAATCACCAGTGCCCCGCCGACGCAAAACACGCCCAGCCCCAGGGCGACGGGAACGCCCAACAGGACCGCGCCGGTGGCACCGGGCAGTCCGATGTGGGCCAGGGCGTGGGTGGCGAAGGCGCTTTGCCGTATCACGACGAAGTAGCCGACCAACCCGGCGGCCAGGGCGACGATAGCGCCGCCGATCAGGGCGTTGGTCATAAAGCCCGACGTCAGAACCGGCCACCAATCCGGCTGATAGGCGACGCTCAATAGGCGGACGGTCACGGCGTGCGGCTCCTCATGTAGGGCTTTCCGTCCCGGGTGCTGTCGACTTGGATCGGCGTGCCATAAAGCCGGGTCAGCAGCGCGTCATCCATGATGTCGCCGATCGGCGCGTAGTGGGGGCGCCCATCGAGCAGGTAGATGGCGCTGTCAAGGATGGGCAGCAGCGGGTTGAGGTCGTGAGCGACCACCAGGACGGTCACGGCAAGCTCAGCGTGCAGCCGCGTCAGCAGTGTCACGATGTCACGCTGGCTGTGCAGGTCCAGGGACGCCAGCGGTTCATCGAGGATCAGCAATTGCGGTCGCGCCACCAGCGCCGTCGCGATCGCGATGCGTTGGCGTTGCCCACCGGAAAGTGTCGAGAGCCGCCGGCACCCCAGCTCGGTAGCCTCGACCGCGGCCAGAGCCCAGGCGACTTGCGCCTGCTGCCGCGCGGTGCTGCGACCGAACGCCCAGCGCCGGCCGGTGAGTCCGAGTAGCACCACGTCGGCTGCGCGGATCGCCTCGCCTGAGCTGTCGGCATAGTGCTGCGGGACATAACCGATGCCGTCGTTGGCATCCCCGGGGCGACGCCCGAAGACCTCGAGCCGGCCACCGGCCGGCGGGATGAGGCCGAGGACCATGTTCAACAGCGTGGTCTTGCCTGACCCGTTGGGCCCGATGACGGCGACGATGCCGCCTACGGGCACGCAGAAGTCGGCGTGTGACCAGATCAGCCGTCCGCCGCGCGCCGCGCTGGCGTCGGTGAACGCCAGCGCGGGCGCAGCGGCGTCGAGATTAGGCGGGGACATGCAGGGCCTTGGCCAATTCGACGAGCTGCGCGTACTGCCAGTCCTCGAAGGAGGTCTGTCCGGGCGGCACGGTCTCGGTGATCTTCACGACGGGCACGCCGGACCGCTCGGCTGCCGACCGGATCTCGTCGGGGATCGAGCCCTCGGTCTGCGGGTTGTAGATCAAGACATCGATCTGCCGGCCGGCTAGCGCGGTCAGGAACGCGTCGATGTCTCCCGGCGCCGGGTCTGACTCGTTGGCCGACGCCCGTTGATAGCCGGCGGGAGTCTTGTTCACCAGATTCAGCGCTTTCGCCTGGTAGTCGAAGATTGTCTCGGTGGCGGCGTAGGACTTACCCGCCGCCTCGGCTCTGATTTTGCCGATCAGGTTGAGGTAGGGAGCTGACGCGGCGGTGAACGCTGCTCGCCGCTGGTTGAAGTAGTCGGCGACAGGGGGGTCCATTGTGTTCAATTCCCTGGTTACCGCATCGGCAACCGCGGTCACGGCCGTGGGCAGGTACCACAGATGGGGGTTGGCCCCGTCCGGTGTCTGCGTGACGGCCGCGGCGCTGACCAACCGGGCACCGGCGGCGGTGCTGGCGGCCAGCTTGGACGCCCACGAGTCGTAACCCGCGCCGTTGACCACGACGAGTTTGGCGCGGGTGAAATCTGCGGCATCGGCAGGTGACGGCTCGTAATCGTGCGGATCGACCGACGAGCTGGCCAGTACGGTTTTGACGTTCGCGCACGCGCCGCCGAGTTCGGACACGATGTCGCCCCACTGGTTCACGCTCACGACGACGGCGAACGATGGGGTCGGGCAGGGCGGGGCGGCACCGTTGCCCGAAGGGCGATCGGATGCGTCCGGCCCTGTCGAACAGGCGGTTCCGGCGAGCACCACGGTGAGCACCGCCACGGCGGAGAGGCGGCACAGGCGGGAGGGCGACCCACTCACACGAAAACGATAACCGTTTTCATGATGATTGCGCGAATATGCGATCACCTGGGTGCTTGTCAACACGTCAACCGGTCGGCTCCGGTCCGGACGGGATGCGCGGGCAGCGACCTGGGGTCACCGTAACGCGTTCGCGTACTGTCGATTACGTGCGTACAGAAGGCGATACCTGGGACATCACAACGAGTGTCGGCTCGACGGCCCTGTTCGTGGCGACGGCGCGAGCGCTCGAGGCGCAGAAGCCCGATCCGCTGGCCGTCGACCCCTACGCGGAGCTGTTCTGCCGCGCTGTCGGCGGCCCGGCCGCCGACGTGCTGGACGGCAAGGCCCCCGACCACCACCTCAAATCGCCCGGCTTCGGCGAGCATTTCGTCGACTTCCAGGGCGCTCGCACCAAGTTCTTCGACGAGTACTTCCGCCGCGCCGCGGGGGCCGGCGTGCGGCAGGTGGTCATCCTGGCGGCGGGGCTGGACTCCCGCGCCTACCGCCTGGACTGGCCGTCCGGGACGACGATCTTCGAACTCGACCGCCCGGAGATCCTCGACTTCAAGCGGGAGGTGCTCACCGCCCACGGCGCGCAGCCCAGGGCCGAGCGCCGCGAGATCGCGGTCGACCTGCGCGAGGACTGGCAACGTGCGCTGCGCGACAGCGGCTTTGACCCGGCCAAACCCTCGGCGTGGATCGCGGAGGGGCTGTTGATCTACCTGCCCGCGGCGGCGCAGGAGCAGCTCTTCACCGGCATCGACGGCCTGGCCGCTCCGGGCAGCCACGTCGCGGTCGAAGACGGGGCCCCGCTCGACCAGGACGAATTCCAGGCCAAGCTGGAGGAGGAGCTCGCCGCCATCGCCTCGGGCGAGGAGGAGCGGCCCTTCTATCAGTTGGTGTACAACGAGCGCATCGCGCCGGCCACCGAATGGTTCGGCACCCGCGGCTGGTCGGCGACCGGCATCCCGCTCGCCGAGTACCTCCGCGAAAACGGCCGGCCCGTTCCCGGCCCGGATACCGAAGCCGGGCCGATGATCGCGCGCAACACGCTGGTGAGCGCCGTCAAGGGCTGATCGCCGCCGGAACGCATCGGCGCGGGGCCGGAACTTTCCCGTCCCGCGGCGCGACTACTTACCTGCGAGCTCGTTCACCGCCCACCAGCCAGCGGCGGTGGTCCGTCGGGCCTTGGGGGTAAGGAGTCAGCGCCATGACCGCGCCGGTGTGGATGGCAATGCCGCCGGAGGTTCATTCGGCGCAGCTCAGCGACGGTCCCGGCGCGGGTGGCCTGCTGGCCGCCGCGGCGAGCTGGAGTTCGCTGAGCGCCACCTACGCGTCGGTCGCCGACGAACTCAGCGCCGTCTTGGCGGCGACTCAAGCCGGGGCGTGGGAGGGGCCGACCGCCGCTCGGTACGTGGCCGCCCACGGGCCGTACCTCGCCTGGCTGGCGCACGCCAGCGCCAACAGCGCGGCGGTCGGGTCCCAGCATGAGACCGCCGCGGCCGCCTACACCGCGGCATCGGTCGCCATGCCCACCCTGGCGGAGCTGGCCGCGAATCATGCGATTCACGCGGTGTTGCTGGCAACTAACTTCTTCGGGATCAATACCATTCCGATCGCCCTCAACGAGGCTGATTATGTGCGGATGTGGATCCAGGCGGCCACCATTATGGGCACTTACCAGGCGGTTTCCGGCACCGCTGTCGCGTCCGCGCCCCGGACCGCGGCGGCGCCGCAGATCTTGCACGCGGCCGGCGACAGTGGCGGTGACGAGAGCGATGACTCCAGCGACATCATCGACAACGACGGCGGGGACCCGACCCAGCTGAACTGGTGGGTCAACCGGATCACCGAGGTCACAGAGACGCTGGGGCGAGACCTCGAGGAATTTCCCGAAGACCCGTCGGCGACGATCGCCGAGATCGAGAACGACGTCCCGCTGCTAGTCGCGGACGAGGTGGGTCACGTGGCCGAGGTCTACCAGACGTTCGGGCCGGAGATCCAGGCGCTCGCGCTGGCGCTGCCGGCCGCCGGCGTGGGGTTCCTCGGCGGCCTCGCAGGGCTGAGCGGGCTGTCGGGCATCCAGCCGGCCGCCCTCCCGGCGCCGGTCGTGCCGGCGCCCCCGGCGCCCGGGCCGCATTTCGCTGCGGTTGGGGCCGGTCCCATCCCCTCCGCCCCTGCCGTCCCGGCGTCCGCACCCGCACCGGCTTCGGTCCCCGCCTCGGCGCCGGTGTCCGCGGCTGCGCAGGGGCCGCCCCCGCCCCCGCCCGCCGGGGTGGAGGGCACGGCCTATCCCTACCTGGTCGGGGGCCCGACGCTGGGGGCCGGCACGGCGATGGCCTCCAGTGTGCGGCGCAAGGCGTCGGCGCCCGACGCCGCCGCGGCCGCGGCCGCCGCCGGGCTGCCTGCCGCGGAGAGGGCGCGCGCTCGGCGCCGCCGCTGGGCCGGGATGAACGACCAGCACCGCGGGTACCGCTACGAATTTCCGGACTCCGACGGTGGGGTGTTGGACCCAGGTCCGGTCCCGGGGCAATCGGTCGCCTCGGCGCGGGGCGCCGGGGCCCTGGGCTTCGCCGGGGCCGAGCGCGCGGGCGCGGCCGGGGCGGCAGGCCTGGCCACGCTCAGGGGCGACGAATTCGGCGCTGGGCCAGCGATGCCGCTGGTCCCGGCCACCTGGGAATCCGACCGCCTTGATAATGAAAATGATTTTCACTAAGCTGATGCCGCCGGGAGAAGATCGCCGTAGATGCGGCATTGGGATGCTTGCGGCGTCCTCATCAGCGGCGCAAGAAGGGGAGCCAACGCGTGGGTTGTGCGGGCGGCCGCGCCTCGACAGTCAGCTTGTGTAATGCTAGCTTCAGCGAGTTAGGTTAGGTAATCCTATGTACGGGAGAAGAAGCAGCCGTGCAACGCGGTGACATTGGCATGCTTGCATCCGCGCCCGCCGCTGCTCGGGGGGACGCCAGGGTCGACGACGACATCGTCAGCCGGTTCGCGACGTGCTGCCGAGCGCTGGGTATCGAGGTCTATCAGCGGCGGCGACCGGCCGACCTGGCCGCCGCCCGCTCTGGCTTCGCTGCGCTGACGCGCGTCGCCCACAACCAGTGCGACGCCTGGACCGGGCTGGCCGCGGCCGGTGAGGTGTCCCTCGACGTCCTCGAGGCCGTCGCGCGCACGGTCGACACGGCCGGCGCGCTGCAGCGGCAGGTCGAACTGGCGCCCGGCGCGCTCGGCTTCCGCTACGACACCGGTCTCTACCTGAAGTTCCGCGCCGCCACCCCGGACGACTTCCAGCTCGCCTACGCGGCGGCGCTGGCGGGCGCCGGGCGGTTCGCCGAGGCCGACCAGATCGTCGCCGGTCTCACCGAGCGGCGCCCGGGCTGGCGGGAGGCCCGGTGGGTCACCGTCGTCATCCAGTACCGCGCCGAGCGCTGGTCGGACGTCGTCAAGCTGCTGACCCCCGTCGTCAACGACTCCGGGCTGGACGAGGCGTTCGCCCACGCGGCCAAGATCACGCTGGGCACCGCCTTGGCGCGGCTGGGCATGTTCGCCCCCGCGCTGTCCTACCTCGATGAGCCCGATGGTCCCGTCGCCGTCGCCGCGATGGACGGCGCGCTCGTCAAGGCGCTGGTGCTGCGCGCGCACGTCGACGAGGAATCGGCGAACGAGGTGCTGCAGGATCTCTACGCCGCCCACCCCGAGAACGAGCAGATCCAACAAGCCCTGTCCGACACCAGCTTCGGGATCGTGACGACCACGGCGGCCCGCATCGAAGCCCGCACCGATCCCTGGGATCCCGGCACCGAGCCCAGCGCGGATGACTTCGTGGACCCCGCGGCCCACGAACGCAAGACGGTATTGCTGCACGAGGCCGAACTTCAGCTCGCCGAATTCATCGGGCTCGACGAGGTCAAGAACCAGGTGTCGCGCCTCAAGAGCTCGGTCGCCATGGAACTGGTGCGCAAGCAGCGCGGTCTCGCGGTCGCCCAGCGCGCTCACCACCTGGTGTTCGCCGGACCGCCCGGTACCGGTAAGACCACGATCGCCCGCGTTGTCGCCAAGATCTATTGCGGCCTGGGCCTTTTGAAACGAGAGAACATCAGAGAGGTGCATCGGGCCGACCTCATCGGTCAGCACATCGGCGAGACCGAGGCCAAGACCAACGCCATCATCGACAGCGCCCTGGACGGGGTGCTGTTCCTGGACGAGGCCTACGCCCTGGTGGCGACCGGCGCCAAGAACGACTTCGGCCTGGTCGCCATCGACACCCTGCTGGCGCGCATGGAAAACGACCGCGATCGGCTGGTGGTCATCATCGCCGGCTACCGCGCAGACCTGGACAAGTTCCTCGACACCAACGAGGGCCTCCGGTCCCGGTTCACCCGCAACATCGACTTCCCGTCGTACGCGCCGGCTGAGCTGGTCGAAATCGCGCACAAGATGGCCGAGCAGCGCGACAGCGTATTCGAGCCGGCCGCGCTGCAACATATGGAGGAGCTGTTCACCAAGCTCGCTTCCGAATCGACCGCCGACGCCAACGGGATCGAGCGGCGCAGCCTCGACATCGCGGGCAACGGCCGGTTCGTCCGAAATATCGTCGAACGCTCCGAGGAGGAGCGGGAGTTCCGGCTGGACCACTCCGAACACGCGGGGACCGGCGAGTTCAGCGACGAGGAGCTGATGACCATCACCGATCAGGACGTCGAGCGGTCGGTTGAGCCGTTGCTGCGCGGTCTCGGGCTGTCGGTGCCGGCATGACGAACCCCGAATCCGAGGAACGGCGTTCGTTCACGTCGCGCACGCCCGCCAATGACAACCCCGACCACGTGGTGTACCGCCGCGGATTCGTCACCCGGCATCAGGTCAGCGGCTGGCGCTTCGTGATGCGCCGGATCGCCTCCGGCATCGCGCTGCACGACACGAGGATGCTGGTCGACCCGCTGCGCACCCAGTCGCGGGCGGTGCTGATGGGAGTCGTGCTGCTGGCCACCGGGCTGGTGGGCTGCTTCGTGTTCTCACTGATCCGGCCCGCCGGATCGGCGGGCAACAACCCGGTGCTGGCGGATCGGTCGACCGCCGCGCTCTACGTGCGGGTCGGCGACGACCTGCACCCCGTGCTCAACCTGACCTCGGCCCGGCTCATCGTCGGCCGGCCCGTCAATCCCACGACGGTGAAAAGCACCGAGCTGGATCGTTTTCCGCGCGGGAACCTGATCGGCATCCCCGGCGCGCCCGAACGCATGGTGCAGAACACCTCGCGCGACGCCAACTGGACGGCGTGCGACGCGGTCAGCGGCACCGGGCGTGGCGCCCACAGCACCGGCGTCACGGTGATCGCCGGGCCGCCCGACAGCGACGGCGCGCGCGCCGCGGCGCTCGCCGCTAACCGGGCGGTCCTGGTCGACTCCCCGGGGGGTAACGGCGCCTGGCTGCTGTGGGACGGCCGGCGCAGCCAGCTCAACCTCGCCGACCGCGCGGTCACCAACGCGCTGGGCCTGGGCACCGACCTGCCGGCCCCGCGGCCCATCGCGCTGGGGTTGTTCAACGCGATCCCCGAGTCGCCTCCGCTGGCGGCGCCGGTCATCCCCAATGCCGGGGCCCCGGCGTCCTACCCCGTCCCCGCGCCCATCGGTGCGGTGGTGGTCTCGTACGCCCTGGACCAGAGTTCTTCGGGTGTCGCGCGTTACTACGCGGTGCTGCCGGACGGCCTGCAGCCCATCTCGCCGGTGCTTGCCGCGGTGCTGCGCAACGCCAATTCCTATGGCCTGGACCAGCCCCCGCGCCTGGGCGCCGACGGGGTCGCCAAGCTGCCGGTGTCTCGGATGCTGGACACTGCGCGGTACCCGGACCGGCCGGTCACGCTGGTCGACGCGGCCAAGGATCCCGTCACCTGCGCGCACTGGGGCAAGCCGGCCGGGGCGGCGACCAGCTCCCTGACGCTACTGTCCGGCTCGGCGCTGCCGGTTCCCGATTCGCTGCACACCGTCGAACTCGTCGCAGGCGGCGCGCAGGGGACGGCCGCCCGGGTCGCCCTCCCGCCGGGCACCGGCTACTTCGCCCAGACCGTGAGCGGTGGCACGGCCGCACCGGCGACGGGCTCGCTGTTCTGGGTCTCCGACACCGGGGTGCGCTACGGCATCGACAACGAGACCGACGGCCGAGACAACGGTCAACACGGCAAAACCGTTGAGGCCCTGGGGCTGAGCGGGACACCGACGCCCGCCCCGTGGTCGATCCTGTCGCTGTTCGCGAACGGCCCGACGCTCTCGCGGGCCGACGCGCTGCTCGCGCACGACGGCCTGGCGCCCGACACCAACCCCGGCCGCGTGGCTTCCACCGCCCTCGGAGCCGCCCAAGGTGCCGAAGGAGCGCCCCGATGAGCCGCCTCATTTTCGAAGCCCGCCGGCGGCTGGCGCCGCCCGTCACCCGCCAGGGCAGCATCGTGATCGAGGCGCCGCCCGAGCTGCCGCGGGTGATCCCCCCGTCGTTCCTGCGCCGGGCGATGCCCTACGTGCTGGTGATACTCATCGTCGGCATGGTCGTCGCGCTGTTCGCCACCGGCATGCGGCTGATCTCGCCGCAGACGCTGTTCTTCCCGTTCGTGCTGCTGCTGGCGGCGACCGCGATGTACCGCGGCAACGACAACAAGATGCGCACCGAGGAGGTCGACGCGGAACGCGCCGACTACCTGCGCTACCTGTCGGTGGTCCGGGACAACGTCCGCACCCAGGCCGCCCAGCAGCGCGCCGCGGCGCAGTGGTCGCACCCCGAGCCGGCGGCGCTGGCCGCCGTGCCCGGCTCCCGCCGGCAGTGGGAACGGGACCCGCACGACGCCGACTTCCTGGTGTTGCGGGCCGGCCGTCACCAGGTGCCGCTGGACACCGCGCTGCGCGTCAAGGACACCGCGGACGAGGTCGACCTGGAACCGGTGTCGCACAGCGCTTTACGCAGCCTTCTCGACACCCACCGCACCGTGCGCGACGTGCCGACCGGGATCGACCTGACCAAGGTTTCCCGGATCACCGTCCTCGGTGAGGCCGACGAGGTGCGCGGCGCCTTACGCGCCTGGATCGCCCAGGCCGTGACCTGGCACGACCCGACGGTGCTCGGCGTGGCGCTGGCGACGCGCGATGTGGAGAGCCCGGACTGGTCCTGGCTGAAGTGGTTGCCGCACGTCGACGCCCCCGGCGAGGTCGACGGCGTGGGCCCCGCCCGCCTGCTGACCAGCGACCCCGACGAGTTGGTGGCGCAACTGGGCCCCGCGCTCGTCGACCGCCCGGCTTTCACCGGCGAGCCCGCCGATGCGTTGCGGCACTTGCTCGTCGTCATCGATGACCCCGACTACGACCTGGCCGCGTCGGCGCTGGCGGCGGGCCGGGCCGGCGTCACCGTCGTGCATCGCGCCGTCGCCGCGCCGCACCGCGAGCAGTACTCGGACCCGGAGCGACCGATCCTGCGCGTCGAGGGCGGCGCCATCCGGCGCTGGCAGACCGGCGGCTGGCAGCCCTACATCGACAGCGCCGACGACTTCGGTGCCGACGAGGCCGCCCACCTGGCCCGCCAACTGTCGCGCTGGGACTCCGATCCGACCCACACCGGGTTGCGCTCGGCGGCTACCCGCGGCGCCACCTTCACCACGCTGCTGGGTATCCCGGACGCATCGGAGCTCGACGTGCCCAGCCTGTGGGCGCCACGCCGCCGCGACGACGAGCTGCGCGTGCCGATCGGGGTCACCGCGACCGGCGAGCCGCTGATGTTCGACCTCAAGGACGAGGCGGAGGGGGGCATGGGCCCGCACGGCCTGATGATCGGCATGACCGGCTCGGGCAAGTCGCAGACCCTGATGTCGATCCTGTTGTCGCTGTTGACCACCCACTCGGCGGAGCGGCTGATCGTCATCTACGCGGACTTCAAGGGTGAGGCCGGCGCCGACAGCTTCCGCGATTTCCCGCAGGTCGTCGCGGTGATCTCCAACATGGCCGAGAAGAAGTCGCTGGCCGACCGGTTCGCCGACACGCTGCGCGGGGAGGTGGCGCGCCGCGAGACGCTGCTGCGCGAGGCCGGCCGCCGGGTGCAGGGCAGCGCGTTCAACTCGGTGGTCGAATACGAGAACGCGATCGCGGCGGGCCACGAATTGCCTCCCATCCCAACGCTGTTCGTGGTCGCCGACGAATTCACGCTCATGCTGGCCGACCACCCGGAGTACGCCGAGCTGTTCGACTACGTGGCGCGCAAGGGCCGCTCCTTCCGCATCCACATCCTGTTCGCATCCCAGACGCTGG
This genomic window from Mycobacterium saskatchewanense contains:
- a CDS encoding metal ABC transporter solute-binding protein, Zn/Mn family gives rise to the protein MSVNQWGDIVSELGGACANVKTVLASSSVDPHDYEPSPADAADFTRAKLVVVNGAGYDSWASKLAASTAAGARLVSAAAVTQTPDGANPHLWYLPTAVTAVADAVTRELNTMDPPVADYFNQRRAAFTAASAPYLNLIGKIRAEAAGKSYAATETIFDYQAKALNLVNKTPAGYQRASANESDPAPGDIDAFLTALAGRQIDVLIYNPQTEGSIPDEIRSAAERSGVPVVKITETVPPGQTSFEDWQYAQLVELAKALHVPA
- a CDS encoding Fur family transcriptional regulator encodes the protein MDVLKSQENFRSAQQLYQEIRQHEQLRIGLTSVYRILRTLAAERVAETQRAEGGEILYRIRTEVGHRHYLLCRECGRAEAFVPADIEEHALRLSRQHHYTDVTHYVDIYGVCPLCRTRPS
- the mrf gene encoding ribosome hibernation factor-recruiting GTPase MRF, which gives rise to MRTPVILVAGQHDTDAVVGALLGAPGTLVVEHRFDGHVVRRTTAMLQHGVLTTAEAGLELAHGCVSCTIRNDLLLLLRQLHRRPDVDRIVVHLAPWLEPEPLCVAIDHVRLRVAPEYVDGPAALDVAVAAVVTCVDSSVWLTQALGDAELDDGRTVAQVVVGQAEFADVIVLNQAEPVTAAALRRLSPRARIQVGANGIGAAVNNLYRDARRGRSDDPFGPLLAGQPPLNARGAIKLVEFNARRPFHPQRLHECLDVLLDGVLRTRGRLWLAGRPDHAMWLESAGAGLRVSSAGRWLAALSPPELAGVDPERRAFAELEWDAIHGDRHTSMTILVCGADVTEIVDALRGALLTDDELDGPARTPYDDPFGDWHDDPRAEPAQPAQENAAPANHRPEGDR
- a CDS encoding class I SAM-dependent methyltransferase is translated as MRTEGDTWDITTSVGSTALFVATARALEAQKPDPLAVDPYAELFCRAVGGPAADVLDGKAPDHHLKSPGFGEHFVDFQGARTKFFDEYFRRAAGAGVRQVVILAAGLDSRAYRLDWPSGTTIFELDRPEILDFKREVLTAHGAQPRAERREIAVDLREDWQRALRDSGFDPAKPSAWIAEGLLIYLPAAAQEQLFTGIDGLAAPGSHVAVEDGAPLDQDEFQAKLEEELAAIASGEEERPFYQLVYNERIAPATEWFGTRGWSATGIPLAEYLRENGRPVPGPDTEAGPMIARNTLVSAVKG
- a CDS encoding metal ABC transporter permease — its product is MTNALIGGAIVALAAGLVGYFVVIRQSAFATHALAHIGLPGATGAVLLGVPVALGLGVFCVGGALVIGALGKRAGDREVVTGTVLALAIGLGLFFNSQATQSSGTMTNVLFGDLLAISYDQLVTFAILLVVLAVIVGVVYRPLLFASVNAVVAEAKGVPVRALSMIFMTLLGLAVTMAVQAVGTLLLFALIVTPAATAIMLTARPPMAMIVSTAISLGAVLLGLGASAMFNLPPSFPIVVIACAVWSVVWGGDRHRRRTAVNGVDEPQIASPPRAPAAGPPSAPSRR
- the rpmB gene encoding 50S ribosomal protein L28 → MSAHCQVTGRTPGFGHTVSHSHRRSRRRWSPNIQLKTYYLPSEDRRIRLRVSTKGIKVIDRDGIEAVVARLRQQGQRI
- a CDS encoding type B 50S ribosomal protein L31, with translation MKPGIHPDYHPIVFQDATTGATFLTRSTLTSSRTIDWETAAGVRTYPLVVVEVTSDSHPFWTGSRRIVDSAGQVEKFRRRYGGR
- a CDS encoding metal ABC transporter ATP-binding protein, producing MSPPNLDAAAPALAFTDASAARGGRLIWSHADFCVPVGGIVAVIGPNGSGKTTLLNMVLGLIPPAGGRLEVFGRRPGDANDGIGYVPQHYADSSGEAIRAADVVLLGLTGRRWAFGRSTARQQAQVAWALAAVEATELGCRRLSTLSGGQRQRIAIATALVARPQLLILDEPLASLDLHSQRDIVTLLTRLHAELAVTVLVVAHDLNPLLPILDSAIYLLDGRPHYAPIGDIMDDALLTRLYGTPIQVDSTRDGKPYMRSRTP